One region of Sulfuriroseicoccus oceanibius genomic DNA includes:
- a CDS encoding HAD-IA family hydrolase — MSYRCVIFDFDGTIADTMPETLVILNTLSEEYGFKKLSHDDLLKAKQMNLVQFIKFLEVPAWRVPQLLTRGKRMLTERIESIAPFDGIRDALDVINANTEHIGILTSNSTENVDRFNRVHDLHHFDFVSSASKLLGKAKYIRAILKTYSLSHDEVLFVGDELRDIEAAHEAEVPVAAVSWGFNAASLLEGAMPDYLFHSPQEMADFFAGQGK, encoded by the coding sequence ATGAGTTATCGCTGCGTTATCTTCGACTTCGACGGAACGATCGCGGATACCATGCCCGAAACTCTGGTGATTCTGAACACACTCTCTGAGGAGTATGGGTTCAAAAAACTGAGCCACGACGATCTGCTCAAGGCCAAGCAGATGAATCTGGTCCAGTTCATCAAGTTCCTCGAAGTGCCGGCTTGGCGGGTGCCGCAGTTGCTGACCCGTGGCAAGCGCATGCTCACCGAGCGCATCGAGTCGATTGCTCCATTCGACGGGATCCGCGACGCCCTGGATGTGATCAACGCCAACACAGAACACATCGGGATTTTGACGTCGAACTCGACCGAGAATGTCGATCGGTTCAACCGCGTCCACGATCTGCACCACTTCGATTTTGTCAGCTCGGCGAGTAAGCTGCTCGGCAAGGCGAAGTACATCCGCGCGATCTTGAAAACCTACTCGCTCAGTCACGACGAGGTGTTGTTCGTCGGCGACGAGTTGCGCGACATCGAGGCCGCGCATGAGGCGGAGGTTCCCGTTGCTGCGGTTTCCTGGGGCTTCAATGCGGCCAGCCTTCTCGAAGGCGCCATGCCCGACTACCTTTTCCACTCCCCACAGGAGATGGCGGATTTCTTCGCCGGGCAGGGGAAGTGA
- a CDS encoding exonuclease domain-containing protein, producing MPVKNSSYAHAPASLPLGKVPFVAIDFEAAGAARGMTDAPVQIGMASMLGSEIDTESFFRSFIKPGHEVAWTAQRVHGIGPETVEDAPMLGELWPELQRRLGGAVVVAHGAPTEKRYLRAFPGHGFGPWVDTLWLARKVLPDAESHRLGDLVQLLGMEDELSRMCPGLKWHDALYDAVASLLILQAVIAEPGMADQPLSCICPELA from the coding sequence ATGCCCGTGAAGAATTCCAGCTATGCCCATGCACCGGCTTCCCTTCCTTTGGGGAAGGTGCCATTTGTTGCGATCGATTTCGAAGCGGCGGGTGCTGCACGCGGGATGACGGATGCCCCGGTCCAGATTGGCATGGCGTCGATGCTGGGAAGCGAGATCGACACCGAGAGCTTCTTCCGATCGTTCATTAAACCCGGACATGAAGTGGCGTGGACCGCGCAACGCGTGCACGGGATCGGGCCGGAGACCGTAGAGGATGCTCCGATGCTCGGGGAACTGTGGCCGGAGTTGCAGCGGCGACTCGGCGGCGCGGTGGTCGTGGCTCATGGAGCTCCCACTGAAAAACGTTACCTGCGTGCGTTCCCCGGTCACGGGTTCGGTCCGTGGGTGGATACGCTGTGGCTGGCGCGCAAGGTGTTGCCGGATGCCGAGAGTCACCGGTTGGGGGACTTGGTCCAGCTTTTGGGGATGGAAGACGAGCTGTCGCGGATGTGCCCAGGGTTGAAATGGCACGACGCGCTTTACGACGCGGTGGCATCGTTGCTAATTTTGCAGGCCGTGATCGCTGAACCTGGAATGGCCGATCAACCACTGTCGTGCATTTGCCCTGAGTTGGCATAG
- a CDS encoding glycoside hydrolase family 16 protein, with product MLRLLARISALLYAATSVAMADNPPPAPAGWKLIWHDEFNGNQLDTTKWSRCKRGGADWKNTMVEDPRLLRVRRGALLLMGVVNKDTSKDPAPFHTAGVDSKGKFDFQYGKIQIRARFKSSQGAWPALWMLGRDGGWPGNGEIDLMEHLNFDDFVHQTVHSEYTVKIDKTNTPPKSATAKINRDGWNTYGAEWDRDKIVFTVNGKPTHTYPRVAEKGAKQWPFDQPFYLILSMQIGGNWVGKGDPKDYPSGMEVDWVRVYQKD from the coding sequence ATGCTCCGACTCCTTGCCCGAATTTCCGCGTTACTTTACGCAGCTACGTCCGTGGCTATGGCTGACAACCCACCACCCGCACCGGCCGGATGGAAACTCATCTGGCACGACGAGTTCAACGGCAACCAACTCGATACAACCAAGTGGTCGCGCTGTAAGCGTGGTGGAGCCGATTGGAAAAACACAATGGTCGAAGACCCTCGGCTTCTGAGGGTCAGGCGGGGGGCTCTCCTTCTCATGGGAGTGGTCAACAAAGACACCAGCAAAGACCCTGCGCCTTTTCATACCGCCGGAGTCGATAGCAAAGGCAAGTTCGACTTCCAGTACGGCAAGATTCAGATCCGCGCACGGTTCAAATCCTCACAAGGCGCGTGGCCTGCTTTGTGGATGCTCGGACGCGATGGCGGCTGGCCTGGCAACGGGGAAATCGATCTGATGGAGCACCTCAACTTCGACGACTTCGTCCACCAGACCGTCCACTCGGAATACACCGTCAAAATCGACAAAACCAACACCCCGCCGAAGTCCGCCACCGCCAAGATCAACCGCGACGGATGGAATACCTACGGCGCCGAATGGGACAGAGACAAGATCGTGTTCACCGTCAACGGCAAGCCCACCCACACCTACCCCCGCGTTGCAGAAAAGGGTGCCAAGCAGTGGCCATTCGACCAACCGTTCTACCTCATCCTCTCAATGCAAATCGGCGGCAACTGGGTCGGCAAAGGCGACCCGAAAGACTACCCGTCAGGGATGGAAGTCGACTGGGTACGGGTTTATCAGAAGGACTAG
- the hisD gene encoding histidinol dehydrogenase — MKRVSFSDPDFSSFRAEFDRREDASDDVRQAVADILATVRRDGDAALVAYAKKFDGADLDVNGLLVTDEEIAEARAAVDDELKQAVAASLENVTAFAQASMRKGWETTNAQGVVCGEMFHPLDRVGVYVPGGTAPLVSTALMTAAIGKAVGVPEIVVATPCGPDGKINPALLYAVVESGATQILRVGGAHGIAAMTYGTESVAPVAKLFGPGNKFVVEAKRQVFGTVGVDLIPGPSEVLILADESCKPEFVAADLLAQAEHGKESIVVLVSPSANVLDSVEEALNVQRKTLSRQGPIDHVIANGMIFVQTENLDQAIDMVNDFAPEHLSLVVEGADELLDRIRTTGAIYVGNHSPVAVGDFLAGPSHTLPTGGSGKAFPGITADMFQRRTSYVKCTPESVAASEPYVSTFARVEGLDAHGESVSIRVR, encoded by the coding sequence ATGAAACGAGTGAGCTTCAGCGACCCCGACTTTTCTTCGTTCCGCGCAGAGTTTGACCGCCGTGAGGACGCCAGCGATGACGTCCGCCAGGCGGTGGCAGATATTTTGGCGACGGTGCGCCGCGACGGTGATGCCGCCTTGGTAGCTTATGCCAAAAAGTTTGATGGTGCCGATCTCGACGTGAATGGGCTCCTCGTGACCGATGAAGAAATCGCCGAGGCCCGTGCCGCGGTCGATGACGAGTTGAAGCAAGCCGTTGCCGCGTCGCTGGAAAACGTGACCGCGTTCGCACAGGCCAGCATGCGTAAAGGCTGGGAGACCACCAACGCACAGGGTGTGGTCTGCGGTGAAATGTTCCACCCACTCGATCGCGTCGGCGTGTACGTTCCGGGCGGCACCGCGCCATTGGTTTCCACCGCGTTGATGACTGCCGCGATCGGCAAAGCGGTCGGTGTGCCTGAAATCGTCGTCGCTACGCCATGCGGACCGGATGGTAAGATCAATCCGGCGCTGCTCTATGCGGTGGTGGAATCCGGAGCAACCCAGATCTTGCGTGTCGGCGGAGCTCACGGGATCGCCGCGATGACCTACGGCACCGAGTCCGTGGCGCCTGTCGCCAAGTTGTTTGGGCCGGGTAACAAGTTCGTGGTTGAGGCCAAGCGTCAGGTCTTTGGCACGGTGGGTGTGGATTTGATCCCCGGGCCGAGTGAAGTCCTGATTTTGGCCGACGAATCCTGCAAGCCTGAGTTCGTGGCGGCTGATTTGTTGGCCCAGGCCGAGCACGGCAAAGAGAGCATCGTCGTTCTCGTCTCGCCGTCGGCTAATGTGCTCGACTCCGTGGAGGAAGCGCTGAATGTCCAGCGCAAGACATTGTCTCGCCAAGGGCCGATCGACCACGTGATCGCCAACGGGATGATCTTCGTGCAGACGGAGAACCTCGATCAAGCGATCGACATGGTGAATGATTTCGCGCCGGAGCACCTCTCACTGGTGGTTGAGGGCGCGGATGAATTGCTCGACCGGATCCGCACGACCGGTGCGATCTATGTGGGCAACCACTCGCCGGTCGCTGTCGGTGACTTCCTGGCTGGGCCTAGCCACACGCTCCCGACCGGTGGGTCCGGCAAAGCGTTCCCCGGCATCACTGCCGATATGTTCCAGCGCCGCACGAGCTATGTGAAGTGCACGCCGGAAAGCGTCGCCGCCTCCGAGCCGTACGTCAGCACCTTCGCCCGAGTCGAAGGTCTCGACGCCCACGGTGAGTCTGTCTCGATCCGCGTGCGCTAG
- a CDS encoding tetratricopeptide repeat protein, with the protein MPPVRSFPHSTFIRSLAAVAFALIIAWIGTTGNASAQRQEDPGQLFLGAFMRLQNAEKFEADGNLFEAYGEYRRATLIYDQIANQHPTWKPNIISHRRVSIRRKMNEIANAMDKSEQDNFQRNLAEAAKPNADEGRQAQRPTTADNRRAVPSTTGVRPPTNNRRQPSRQRNEMEANLRQRIQTLEKMVVDSTKEKTNMQAIIAKSRDARKLAEYELNQKKQELAEMQSKLAAAEESKINQSLEAQRKVTDAEAAVSKVEQKYKKQLADLQHQVAKLEGQLTESRQREAKTAAMVTELTTKLAEANQVITGLRGEVASITRERDELVVLLKAGNQDAVNKATALRKQELEKELKDALEQIAKLKESAANNEEINKKEIDRLRTQVASLEKDLQSVRDENVAFKSEIDSLRKRLALTETQLAEAAPSLDNDALIEENKTLRQIVRNQLQAQAWRTRTKRLIQTELARLEIGSRSLMRLLDRMEGKDVVTPAQLEKINDPYIQAAGRRSGLSGAYFGGAEAGSQLNDPDAQAALDESMKSPEMALADDYFREQVESMSHSAAQDFSSGKFDSAARTYQLIVEAEPNDVRMRCNLGVCLLKNGDYQESAAQFEEAIHMDDTDPFPHYMRGLAQWKLGEHKQSAASLTRSLELDPSQHSALNLLGVVAMEQKLFADSDRAFTKAIKLRNTYAEAHRNLAVLLSKPGYADPVRSLEHYREALKHGAPRNETLEDFLRYNDVEL; encoded by the coding sequence ATGCCCCCAGTCCGATCATTTCCCCACTCCACATTCATTCGCTCACTGGCAGCCGTCGCTTTTGCGCTGATCATCGCGTGGATTGGAACCACCGGCAATGCCAGTGCCCAGCGTCAGGAAGATCCGGGGCAGCTTTTCCTTGGCGCGTTCATGCGTTTGCAGAATGCGGAGAAGTTCGAAGCCGACGGCAATTTGTTCGAAGCCTACGGTGAATACCGCCGCGCCACATTGATTTACGACCAGATCGCCAACCAACACCCGACCTGGAAACCCAACATCATCTCCCACCGTCGCGTCAGCATCCGTCGCAAGATGAATGAGATCGCCAACGCGATGGACAAATCCGAGCAGGATAATTTCCAGCGCAACCTGGCCGAAGCAGCTAAACCCAACGCAGACGAGGGTCGCCAAGCGCAACGCCCGACCACTGCCGACAACCGCCGAGCCGTGCCATCCACCACCGGCGTGCGCCCACCGACCAACAACCGTCGACAGCCCAGCCGCCAGCGCAATGAAATGGAGGCCAACCTGCGCCAGCGCATTCAAACCTTGGAAAAGATGGTCGTCGACTCGACCAAGGAGAAGACCAACATGCAGGCGATCATCGCGAAATCGCGAGACGCCCGCAAACTCGCCGAGTACGAGTTGAACCAGAAGAAGCAAGAGCTCGCCGAGATGCAGAGCAAACTCGCCGCTGCCGAGGAGTCGAAGATCAACCAGTCACTCGAAGCCCAGCGCAAGGTCACCGACGCCGAGGCCGCGGTAAGCAAGGTCGAGCAAAAGTACAAAAAGCAGCTCGCCGACCTGCAACACCAAGTCGCCAAACTCGAAGGCCAGCTCACCGAGTCACGCCAGCGTGAGGCCAAAACCGCAGCCATGGTCACCGAGCTCACCACCAAACTCGCCGAGGCGAACCAAGTCATCACCGGGTTGCGTGGCGAAGTCGCCAGCATCACCCGCGAACGCGACGAACTCGTCGTTCTCCTCAAGGCCGGCAATCAGGACGCAGTCAACAAAGCCACCGCGCTGCGCAAACAAGAACTCGAGAAAGAACTCAAGGATGCGCTGGAACAAATTGCCAAGCTCAAGGAAAGCGCTGCCAACAACGAGGAAATCAACAAGAAGGAAATCGACCGGCTCCGCACCCAGGTCGCGTCTCTGGAAAAAGACCTGCAGTCCGTGCGCGATGAAAATGTCGCGTTCAAATCCGAGATCGACTCGCTGCGCAAACGGTTGGCCCTGACCGAAACCCAGCTCGCCGAGGCCGCACCGTCGCTCGACAACGATGCACTCATCGAGGAGAACAAAACGCTGCGGCAGATCGTGCGCAACCAGTTGCAAGCCCAGGCTTGGAGAACCCGCACCAAGCGTTTGATCCAAACCGAACTCGCCCGCTTGGAGATCGGCTCACGTTCACTGATGCGCCTGCTCGACCGCATGGAGGGCAAAGACGTCGTCACTCCTGCCCAGCTCGAAAAGATCAACGACCCGTACATTCAAGCCGCGGGTCGACGCAGCGGACTCAGCGGCGCGTACTTCGGCGGCGCCGAGGCAGGCTCGCAGCTCAATGACCCGGATGCGCAGGCCGCTCTGGACGAGAGCATGAAGAGCCCGGAAATGGCACTCGCAGACGACTACTTCCGCGAGCAAGTGGAAAGCATGTCCCACTCTGCCGCCCAGGATTTCTCCAGTGGTAAGTTTGATTCCGCGGCCCGCACCTACCAGCTCATCGTGGAAGCCGAACCAAACGACGTCCGCATGCGCTGCAACCTCGGCGTCTGCCTCCTCAAAAACGGCGACTATCAGGAATCTGCCGCTCAGTTCGAAGAAGCCATCCACATGGACGACACCGACCCCTTCCCTCATTACATGCGTGGACTCGCCCAATGGAAGCTCGGCGAGCACAAGCAGTCCGCCGCCTCGCTCACCCGCAGTTTGGAACTCGATCCATCCCAGCACAGCGCGCTCAACCTACTCGGCGTCGTCGCCATGGAACAGAAGCTCTTCGCCGACTCCGACCGCGCGTTCACCAAAGCGATCAAGCTGCGCAATACTTACGCCGAAGCACATCGTAACCTGGCAGTGCTTTTGTCCAAACCTGGCTACGCCGATCCGGTGCGCTCGCTTGAGCACTACCGAGAGGCGCTGAAGCACGGCGCTCCGCGCAACGAAACGCTGGAAGACTTCCTGCGCTACAATGACGTGGAGCTCTAA
- a CDS encoding addiction module protein — protein MAHLGELRKAAEDLTLEERAELAAFLLGSLGEVHHSVDDDEAGRRANELDEGSVRGLSREEFSRACGH, from the coding sequence ATGGCTCATTTGGGTGAACTACGCAAAGCTGCAGAAGATCTGACTCTTGAGGAGCGGGCTGAACTCGCTGCTTTCTTGCTCGGATCTCTGGGGGAGGTTCATCACAGTGTCGATGACGATGAGGCAGGTCGCCGTGCAAATGAACTCGACGAGGGCTCCGTTCGGGGGCTTTCCCGCGAGGAATTTAGCCGTGCTTGTGGGCATTGA
- a CDS encoding type II toxin-antitoxin system RelE/ParE family toxin, whose amino-acid sequence MDCIFHPLAVRDARQIEAGYAEISQDLADRFWEELNQELDELIQYPERQYFDPSGFRRRNLRRFPVHVLFEIRADLVRVVVIRHHQRDPNYGMRRK is encoded by the coding sequence ATGGACTGCATATTTCACCCTCTCGCTGTGCGGGATGCCCGGCAAATCGAGGCGGGGTACGCGGAGATCTCGCAGGATCTCGCCGATCGTTTTTGGGAGGAGTTGAACCAAGAGCTGGACGAGCTGATTCAGTATCCCGAGCGGCAGTATTTCGATCCTTCCGGTTTCAGAAGGCGCAATTTGAGGAGATTTCCCGTCCACGTTTTGTTTGAGATCCGCGCTGATCTCGTGCGGGTAGTGGTCATCAGACACCATCAGCGAGATCCTAACTATGGGATGCGAAGGAAATAG
- the nagB gene encoding glucosamine-6-phosphate deaminase, whose protein sequence is MSDSTLNKTPVTVFESPEAAAKALAAEFAELIKSRAAEGKTAVLGLATGSTPLPFYAELIRLHKEEGLSFANVVTFNLDEYSGLPREHKESYWHFMHENLFNHIDIPAENVNLPSGTVAEADVPAHCDEYEKAIVAAGGIDFQILGIGRTGHIGFNEPGSPKDSRTRAIHLDEITRQDAAPAFDGIDNVPTSAITMGCGTILDAKKIVLMSWGEKKAAITKEAVQGPISDQVSASFLQEHPDARFFVDTAAASLL, encoded by the coding sequence ATGTCCGATTCCACTCTCAACAAGACACCAGTCACCGTATTCGAATCTCCGGAAGCCGCAGCCAAAGCGCTTGCCGCTGAGTTTGCCGAACTGATCAAGTCCCGCGCTGCAGAAGGCAAGACCGCCGTGCTCGGACTCGCAACCGGCAGCACACCGCTTCCATTCTACGCCGAGCTGATCCGCCTCCACAAAGAAGAGGGACTCAGCTTCGCCAATGTCGTCACCTTCAACCTCGACGAATACTCGGGCCTGCCACGTGAGCACAAGGAGAGCTACTGGCACTTCATGCACGAGAACCTTTTCAACCACATCGACATCCCAGCGGAAAACGTGAACCTGCCATCGGGAACCGTCGCTGAAGCAGACGTGCCAGCACACTGCGATGAGTACGAGAAAGCCATCGTCGCCGCTGGTGGCATCGACTTCCAGATCCTCGGAATTGGCCGTACCGGTCACATCGGCTTCAACGAGCCAGGCTCGCCGAAAGACTCGCGCACCCGCGCCATCCACCTCGATGAGATCACCCGTCAGGACGCCGCTCCTGCCTTCGACGGAATCGACAACGTGCCAACCTCCGCCATCACCATGGGCTGCGGCACCATCCTCGACGCCAAGAAGATCGTCCTCATGTCGTGGGGCGAAAAGAAAGCAGCGATCACCAAAGAAGCCGTCCAGGGACCAATCTCCGACCAGGTCTCCGCATCGTTCCTTCAGGAGCATCCGGACGCACGCTTCTTCGTCGACACCGCTGCAGCCAGCTTGCTGTAA
- a CDS encoding alpha/beta hydrolase, which produces MIHRLLSPVLAACVLAVPAAAESLNQAAAEQLIANAADAQMAKVKAERKAEFDAKRVTLGDLVMRYEYKTFGEEPAGGHSLYISLHGGGGAPAPVNDRQWQNQIDLYQPEEGIYVAPRAPTNTWDLWHQSHIDPMFDQLIEDFVAFKGVNPERVYILGYSAGGDGLYQLAPRMADRWAGAAMMAGHPGDAKPDNLLNLPFIIQCGGKDVAYERHLRTAEWGEMLDKLEQENPGFFPHECIVYPDFGHWMNLECKRALPWMAENSRKTWPKRLNWYQDNVTHTRFAWLANETPEPGDLVKAKVEGQTITLESENVDKVTLRLSDALVDLDQDVVVKNGAGEVLFKGAVERTKDAILESLNERMDPTSVATALLEVEIK; this is translated from the coding sequence ATGATCCACCGACTCCTTTCTCCGGTGCTGGCCGCATGCGTGCTGGCTGTGCCGGCTGCCGCCGAATCGTTGAACCAAGCTGCAGCCGAGCAATTGATTGCCAATGCAGCGGACGCCCAAATGGCGAAAGTGAAAGCCGAGCGCAAGGCTGAGTTCGATGCCAAGCGAGTGACTCTCGGCGATTTGGTGATGCGCTACGAGTACAAGACATTCGGCGAGGAGCCTGCCGGCGGGCACAGTCTTTACATTTCGCTGCACGGTGGTGGTGGCGCGCCTGCTCCGGTGAACGACCGGCAGTGGCAGAATCAGATCGATCTGTACCAGCCGGAGGAGGGGATTTATGTCGCGCCACGGGCGCCGACCAACACGTGGGACCTGTGGCACCAGTCGCACATTGACCCGATGTTCGACCAGCTGATTGAGGATTTTGTGGCGTTCAAAGGAGTGAACCCAGAGAGGGTTTATATCCTTGGCTATTCCGCCGGTGGCGACGGACTCTACCAGTTGGCTCCACGCATGGCGGACCGTTGGGCCGGGGCGGCAATGATGGCCGGTCATCCGGGCGACGCCAAGCCGGACAATTTGCTCAACTTGCCATTCATCATCCAATGTGGCGGTAAGGACGTGGCCTACGAGCGCCACCTGCGCACCGCCGAGTGGGGAGAAATGCTCGATAAGTTGGAGCAAGAGAACCCAGGCTTCTTCCCGCACGAGTGCATTGTTTATCCCGACTTCGGGCACTGGATGAACTTGGAGTGCAAACGCGCACTGCCATGGATGGCGGAGAATTCCCGCAAGACGTGGCCGAAGCGCCTGAACTGGTACCAGGACAATGTCACACACACACGCTTCGCCTGGCTTGCCAATGAGACACCGGAGCCCGGCGACCTGGTGAAAGCGAAAGTCGAGGGGCAGACCATCACGTTGGAGTCCGAAAACGTGGACAAGGTGACCTTGCGGCTGAGCGATGCGTTGGTTGATCTGGATCAGGATGTTGTGGTGAAGAATGGTGCCGGCGAGGTGTTGTTCAAGGGGGCGGTCGAGCGCACCAAGGACGCGATTCTGGAGTCGCTCAATGAGCGCATGGATCCGACGTCAGTCGCCACCGCTCTGCTTGAGGTCGAGATCAAGTAG
- a CDS encoding RNA polymerase sigma factor, giving the protein MTAPPSILPLNEVESAATKSAGASSRRRMLEQLFRDEESALLRFAYGIVHRREVAEELVQDGFIQLFRHAAEVENPRAWLYRAVRNLALNYLRKHKRESLWDDMEDEGPVGESNGQPDEEVERMERVGLMRMCVAGLPEGERTMLKMKFEDGCSYKEIAERLQLSVGNVGYKLHHVIKRLATEMNQIKERGAK; this is encoded by the coding sequence ATGACAGCCCCTCCCTCCATCCTGCCTCTGAACGAGGTCGAGTCCGCCGCCACGAAATCGGCAGGCGCGTCTTCGCGGCGACGCATGCTCGAGCAATTGTTCCGCGACGAAGAGTCCGCGCTGCTGCGGTTTGCCTATGGAATTGTGCATCGGCGCGAGGTGGCGGAGGAGCTGGTTCAGGATGGTTTTATCCAGCTCTTTCGCCACGCGGCTGAGGTCGAGAACCCGCGAGCTTGGCTCTACCGGGCGGTTCGCAATTTGGCGCTCAACTATCTGCGGAAACACAAGCGGGAGTCGCTGTGGGACGACATGGAGGATGAAGGGCCTGTCGGCGAGAGCAATGGCCAACCGGACGAGGAAGTCGAGAGGATGGAGCGCGTCGGGTTGATGCGGATGTGTGTGGCCGGGTTGCCGGAGGGAGAACGTACGATGTTGAAGATGAAATTTGAAGATGGCTGCAGTTACAAGGAGATCGCCGAGCGGTTGCAGCTCAGTGTGGGGAATGTGGGCTACAAGCTGCACCATGTAATCAAGCGGTTGGCCACCGAGATGAATCAGATCAAAGAGAGGGGGGCGAAATGA